CCCGGGGCAATCAGCCAGATGCGTGCGAGCGCGATCTCGGGCTGGGCGGCCAGCCCCTCGACGATGCGCTGCAGCACCAGGTCGACCGAGCGTGCCTCCGCGGCGGCGAGCGCAATCGATTGGAGGGCTCGAGGCTCCACACGTTCGTCATACTCCGCGTCGCCCGGTGGCGCAACGGGATCTTGGGGTCAACACGGATATTTGCGACCGCTCACCGGTCGACGACGCGACAAGACTCCCGCCTTGTCGATCTGTTGCGGTCCCCCGGGGCGTTGGAACGAAGATTGCCCGGGACCCCGTCGTGCGCCGTGGCCATATCTGAACGGCGGGCAGCGCATCGTAATGGAACGCAGCACGAGGTTCGAGCCGCCTCGTTGGCCGGGACACGAGGCAGGAGGTGCCCAGATGAGCACGGTGACCGCGCAGGATGGTACGGCGATCTACTACAAGGACTGGGGCCCGAAGAGTGCGCAGCCTCTCGTCTTCCATCATGGCTGGCCCCTGAGCGCCGACGACTGGGACACCCAGATGCTCTACTTCCTGGAGAAGGGGTATCGCGTCGTTGCGCACGACCGCCGGGGCCATGGCCGCTCCGGCCAGGTCAGCGATGGCCACGACATGGACCACTACGCGGCGGACGCGGCCGCGGTGGTGGCCCATCTCGATCTGCGCGACGCCATCCACATTGGCCACTCGACCGGCGGCGGGGAGGCGACCCGCTATGTCGCGCGCCACGGCAAGGGCCGGGTCGCCAAGCTGGTGCTCATCGGCGCGGTGCCGCCGATCATGCTGAAGACACCGGCCAATCCGGGCGGCTTGCCGATCGAGGTCTTCGACGGGCTCCGGCAACAACTCGCCGCCAATCGCGCGCAGTTCTATCGAGATCTCGCGAGCGGCCCGTTCTACAGCTATAACCGGCCAGGCGCGAAGGTGTCCCAGGCCGTGATCGACAACTGGTGGCGTCAGGGCATGATGGGCGGGGCGAAAGCACAC
This sequence is a window from Candidatus Methylomirabilota bacterium. Protein-coding genes within it:
- a CDS encoding alpha/beta hydrolase, with amino-acid sequence MSTVTAQDGTAIYYKDWGPKSAQPLVFHHGWPLSADDWDTQMLYFLEKGYRVVAHDRRGHGRSGQVSDGHDMDHYAADAAAVVAHLDLRDAIHIGHSTGGGEATRYVARHGKGRVAKLVLIGAVPPIMLKTPANPGGLPIEVFDGLRQQLAANRAQFYRDLASGPFYSYNRPGAKVSQAVIDNWWRQGMMGGAKAHYDGISAFSETDFTEDLKVIDVPALVMHGDDDQIVPIADSAPLSAKLLEKGTLEVYEKFPHGMCTTHPDVVNAELLAFIKS